The Pyrenophora tritici-repentis strain M4 chromosome 8, whole genome shotgun sequence genome contains a region encoding:
- a CDS encoding ProP, Permease major facilitator superfamily: MGLMLKKPEGVAGSTAPAILVGLFVAFGGVLYGYDTGTIGGILGMKHWRDLFSTGFINKKDGEPDVTAEQTSLIVSILSAGTFFGALTAAPTADLLGRRLGLVISTVVFCVGVVLQTIATAIPMFVAGRFFAGYGVGMISAIIPLYQSETAPKWIRGAIVGCYQFAITIGLLLAAIVDNATKDRPDTGSYRIPIAVQFAWAIVIFVGCIWLPETPRWFIKKGRPEQAAKSLSTLRRLDVDDPSLVEELAEITANHEYEMSLGKASYFDCFRGNLGKRLATGCLLQSLQQLTGVNFIFYYGTSFFQNSGIKNAFVVTMITSCVNVASTVPGLYLVEKWGRRNLLLFGAVGMAVCQFIVAITVAWVVTGEIFPLKVRAKSLSMTTASNWLLNFAIGYATPYMVNSGPGNANMGAKVFFVWGGCCFVCIFFVYGLIYETKGLSLEQVDELYGKCAHAWKSPGFVPSVSFQDVQDIGANNRSASLTDIEADAQRKRSATYNEKLAV, translated from the exons ATGGGTCTGATGTTGAAGAAGCCCGAGGGCGTGGCTGGCTCTACCGCGCCGGCCATTCTCGTCGGTTTGTTCGTTGCCTTTGGTGGTGTTCTTTACGG ATATGACACTGGTACCATTGGTGGTATCTTGGGCATGAAGCACTGGCGAGATCTCTTCAGCACTGGCTTCATCAACAAGAAGGATGGTGAGCCCGACGTCACCGCCGAGCAAACCTCTTTGATCGTCTCTATCCTCTCCGCTGGTACTTTCTTCGGTGCCTTGACCGCCGCACCTACTGCTGATCTCTTGGGTCGCCGCCTGGGTCTCGTCATCTCCACCGTTGTCTTCTGTGTCGGTGTCGTTCTCCAGACTATTGCTACTGCTATCCCCATGTTCGTTGCTGGTCGTTTCTTCGCCGGTTACGGAGTTGGTATGATTAGTGCCATCATTCCTCTTTACCAGTCCGAGACCGCCCCCAAGTGGATTCGTGGTGCCATTGTCGGTTGCTACCAATTTGCCATCACCATTGGTCTGCTGCTCGCTGCCATTGTCGACAACGCCACCAAGGACAGACCTGACACCGGCTCTTACCGTATCCCCATTGCCGTCCAGTTTGCTTGGGCCATCGTCATCTTCGTCGGCTGCATCTGGCTTCCCGAGACTCCCCGCTGGTTCATCAAGAAGGGCCGCCCGGAACAGGCTGCCAAGTCTCTCTCCACTCTCCGCCGCCTTGATGTTGACGACCCCTCCCTCGTTGAGGAGCTCGCTGAGATCACCGCCAACCACGAGTACGAGATGTCTCTCGGTAAGGCCTCTTACTTCGACTGCTTCCGTGGAAACCTCGGCAAGCGCCTGGCGACTGGTTGCCTGCTCCAATCTCTCCAGCAACTTACCGGTGTCAACTTCATCTTCTACTACGGAACTTCCTTCTTCCAGAACTCTGGTATCAAGAACGCCTTCGTCGTCACCATGATTACCTCTTGTGTCAACGTCGCCTCCACTGTCCCTGGTCTCTACCTCGTCGAGAAGTGGGGTCGCCGCAACCTCCTCCTCTTCGGTGCCGTCGGCATGGCCGTCTGCCAATTCATCGTCGCCATCACCG TCGCCTGGGTCGTGACTGGTGAGATCTTCCCCCTCAAGGTCCGCGCCAAGTCCCTCTCCATGACCACGGCCTCCAACTGGCTCCTCAACTTCGCCATCGGATACGCTACCCCTTACATGGTCAACTCTGGCCCCGGCAACGCCAACATGGGTGCAAAGGTCTTCTTCGTCTGGGGCGGATGCTGCTTCGTCtgcatcttcttcgtctaCGGCTTGATCTACGAGACAAAGGGTCTCTCCCTCGAGCAGGTCGACGAGCTCTACGGCAAGTGCGCGCACGCATGGAAGTCGCCCGGTTTCGTTCCTTCCGTCTCTTTCCAGGACGTCCAGGACATTGGTGCCAACAACCGCAGTGCCAGCCTTACCGATATTGAGGCTGATGCTCAGCGCAAGAGGAGCGCTACTTACAACGAGAAGCTCGCTGTTTAA
- a CDS encoding Dut, dUTPase: MSNTPSPSRTTLTPLIPLPKRTKVIDPTPLSTTSTLPRGTDSGFATPTPLAASTTMSALQPPAPIAPSIAAAAAAEQQLQVQLLSANAQAPKKGSQFAAGHDLFSAEEVVIPARGRKLVGTDIKISVPVGTCLAYKHGIDTLAGVIDADYRGPVGVILANLSDEDFSIKIGDRIAQLIVEKILMPEVLVVNELEASE, translated from the exons ATGTCCAACACCCCCTCCCCCTCACGAACCACCCTCACTCCCCTCATCCCCCTCCCCAAACGCACAAAAGTAATCGACCCCACCCCCCTCAGCACAACATCCACCCTCCCGCGAGGAACAGACAGCGGTTTCGCAACACCCACGCCGCTCGCCGCCAGCACCACAATGTCGGCTTTACAACCGCCCGCGCCCATCGCGCCGTCCATTGCCGCGGCCGCAGCAGCCGAGCAACAACTGCAGGTGCAATTGTTGAGTGCCAATGCGCAGGCGCCGAAGAAGGGCAGTCAGTTTGCGGCCGGACATGATTTGTTTAGTGCAGAGGAGGTTGTGATTCCAGCGCGGGGACGCAAGTTGGTAGGGACGGATATTAAGATTTCTGTGCCGGTGGGGACGT GCCTTGCGTACAAACACGGCATCGACACCCTCGCCGGCGTCATCGATGCAGACTACCGCGGCCCCGTCGGCGTCATTCTCGCAAACCTGTCCGACGAAGACTTCAGCATCAAGATTGGTGATCGCATTGCGCAGCTGATTGTGGAGAAGATATTGATGCCAGAGGTTTTGGTTGTGAATGAGTTGGAGGCTAGT GAATAG
- a CDS encoding PdxK, Pyridoxal-pyridoxine-pyridoxamine kinase, with protein MASDTLIPDTRVLAIASHVVHGYVGNKMATFVMQSLGCDVSAINTVHYSNHTAYKQVKGTKTSAAEILQLYDGLRQSNLTNFDVLLTGYMPSAEAVQAIGTIGRDIKFNAGTKPGSFFWVLDPVMGDNGKLYIPEDEVPEYKSLLREADLILPNQFEAELLSDTPITDLKSLAAAIQVLHKTYQVPHVIITSLRLTRDNQTIPSRPVSKAGTGTHTPSETPQQLPSQPDFNLSDIENLTIIGSTATSDYKPRLFRIDTPQLPLFFSGTGDMFAALTIPRLIEAVHAASTPECNLHTTPSWRSPDSVPADQLPLAKAAQKVLASMQAILTKTTAVCQQKMEKYDARAEKEGRGEGDEADEEVRKKRHLALTNASEVTVVRFVKELLEPPDLERFTPRVVEEGGLCAEGGGREEAG; from the exons ATGGCTTCTGATACTTTGATACCGGACACGCGCGTGCTTGCAATAGCCAGTCAT GTTGTTCATGG CTATGTCGGCAACAAAATGGCAACGTTTGTCATGCAGTCGCTAGGTTGCGATGTCTCTGCGATCAATACTGTGCACTACA GCAATCACACTGCGTATAAGCAAGTCAAGGGCACGAAGACGTCCGCCGCCGAAATCCTCCAACTCTACGATGGCCTCCGCCAATCGAACCTCACCAACTTCGACGTACTGTTGACGGGATACATGCCCAGTGCCGAGGCCGTACAAGCGATAGGGACAATTGGAAGGGATATCAAGTTCAATGCGGGCACAAAACCTGGCAGTTTTTTCTGGG TGCTGGACCCTGTCATGGGCGACAACGGAAAGCTATATATCCCCGAGGACGAAGTTCCAGAGTACAAAAGTCTGCTACGAGAGGCAGATCTGATACTTCCGAACCAATTTGAGGCAGA ACTACTTTCCGATACCCCCATCACCGACCTCAAGTCCCTCGCAGCCGCCATCCAAGTCCTCCACAAAACATACCAAGTCCCGCACGTCATCATAACCTCTCTCCGCCTAACGCGCGACAACCAAACCATACCCTCGCGCCCCGTCTCCAAAGCGGGAACCGGCACACACACGCCCTCTGAAACACCCCAACAGCTACCCTCACAACCAGACTTCAACCTCTCCGACATTGAAAACCTCACCATCATCGGCTCAACCGCAACCTCCGACTACAAACCCCGTCTCTTCCGCATAGACACCCCACAACTccctctcttcttctccgGCACCGGCGACATGTTCGCTGCCCTTACCATCCCGCGCCTCATCGAAGCCGTGCACGCGGCTTCAACCCCCGAATGCAATTTACACACCACACCCAGCTGGCGCTCCCCGGACTCCGTGCCCGCTGACCAACTCCCCCTCGCCAAAGCCGCACAAAAGGTTCTCGCCTCTATGCAAGCTATTCTGACAAAGACGACGGCGGTGTGCCAGCAGAAAATGGAAAAGTATGATGCGCGGGCTGAGAAGGAAGGAAGAGGAGAGGGCGATGAGGCGGATGAAGAGgtgaggaagaagagacatCTTGCGCTTACTAATGCGAGTGAGGTTACGGTTGTGAGGTTTGTGAAGGAGCTTTTGGAGCCGCCGGACTTGGAGAGGTTTACGCCGAGGGTGGTGGAGGAAGGGGGGTTGTGTGCCGAAGGAGGTGGGCGAGAGGAGGCCGGATGA
- a CDS encoding DnaN, DNA polymerase sliding clamp subunit (PCNA protein): MAASALKEERQLAINPIVGTSVQHNTQVVSNIRSLTASLFGVAAGTLGLESYTGFIFYLLASLIVSVMIFALKTEGKPVLEARLPQANLLKKVVDAIKDLVQDCNFDCNDAGIALQAMDNSHVALVSMLLKSEAFEPYRCDRNIALGINLGSLTKVLRAAGNDDVLTIKAEDAPDVVNLVFESPGSARLSEYDIKLMDIDQEHLGIPETDYAATIELPSPEFQRICRDLGALSESVAIEVSKEGVKFLCSGDIGSGSVFLKTNTDLTKPEEDVKIEMSEPVSLTFSLKYLTNFCKASGLSHTVKLCLSSEVPLLVEYNLGDKNSYLRFYLAPKIGDEE; this comes from the exons ATGGCAGCATCAGCCCTCAAAGAAGAGCGACAGCTCGCCATAAATCCGATTGTGGGAACGAGCGTCCAGCACAACACCCAG GTCGTATCCAACATCCGCAGTCTCACCGCATCGCTCTTCGGCGTCGCCGCCGGCACACTAGGCCTCGAATCATACACAGGCTTCATATTCTACCTATTGGCATCACTGATAGTGTCGGTCATGATCTTTGCGCTCAAGACGGAGGGAAAGCCCG TGCTTGAAGCACGTCTACCACAAGCAAACCTCCTCAAGAAG GTTGTTGATGCCATCAAGGATCTGGTGCAGGACTGCAACTTTGATTGCAATGACGCGGGCATTGCCCTGCAAGCCATGGACAACTCCCACGTCGCCCTCGTCTCCATGCTGCTCAAGTCGGAAGCCTTTGAGCCCTATCGCTGCGACCGCAACATCGCCCTCGGAATCAATCTTGGGTCCCTCACAAAGGTGCTTCGCGCGGCCGGAAACGACGATGTCCTCACCATCAAGGCTGAGGATGCGCCCGATGTCGTCAACCTAGTCTTCGAAAGCCCCGGCAGCGCGAGATTGAGCGAATATGATATCAAGCTCATGGATATTGACCAGGAACATCTGGGAATCCCAGAGACCGACTACGCAGCAACCATTGAGCTACCGTCGCCTGAATTCCAGCGCATCTGCAGAGATTTGGGCGCCTTGTCAGAATCAG TGGCAATTGAGGTCAGCAAAGAGGGTGTCAAGTTCTTATGCTCCGGTGACATTGGCTCGGGCTCCGTCTTTCTCAAGACAAATACAGACTTGACCAAGCCAGAAGAGGATGTCAAGATTGAAATGAGCGAGCCAGTCTCTTTGACCTTCTCGTTAAAGTACTTGACCAACTTCTGCAAGGCTAGTGGCCTTTCTCACACGGTCAAGCTTTGCCTGTCCAGCGAAGTCCCCCTACTTGTCGAGTACAACCTCGGCGACAAGAACAGCTACCTGAGGTTTTACCTCGCACCCAAG ATTGGTGACGAGGAATAA